One Nocardioides aromaticivorans genomic window carries:
- a CDS encoding acyl-CoA synthetase, which yields MAELLTALVDGTGRPVSVDGTTLTAPELLGAAAALGAPLAGRVRVAVHATPTMDTVVAVVGALLAGATVVPVPPDSGAAELRHLLGDSAPECWLGAAPPDPHGIEHLPVDLTARASYTPAGVAEDAPAFVLYTSGTTGLPKGVLLPRSALAAGLDGLADAWSWTAEDVLAHGLPLFHVHGLVLGVLGPLRTGSGLVHTGRPTPERYADAARAGATLFFGVPTVWSRLVEAPEHAAALREARLLVSGSAALPVPVFERLRELTGHDPVERYGMSETLITVATRADGVRQAGWVGVPITGVETRLRDEDGAPVPHDGESVGSLEVRGPTLFAGYLNRAEATAEVWTEDGWFRTGDVACITPDGRHRIVGRASVDLIKSGGYRIGAGEIESTLLGHRAVAECAVVGAPDEDLGQRIVAYVVPRSDVADEDALGAELTAWVGAELSAHKRPREVRFVASLPRNEMGKVQKSRLA from the coding sequence GTGGCCGAGCTCCTGACCGCCCTCGTCGACGGCACCGGGCGTCCCGTCTCCGTCGACGGTACGACGCTCACCGCGCCCGAGCTCCTCGGCGCCGCAGCCGCCCTGGGCGCACCGCTGGCCGGCCGCGTCCGGGTCGCCGTGCACGCCACGCCCACCATGGACACCGTCGTGGCCGTCGTGGGTGCGCTGCTGGCCGGAGCGACGGTCGTGCCGGTCCCGCCCGACTCGGGGGCGGCCGAGCTGCGCCACCTGCTCGGCGACAGCGCCCCCGAGTGCTGGCTCGGCGCCGCCCCTCCGGACCCGCACGGGATCGAGCACCTGCCGGTCGACCTGACCGCCCGGGCGTCGTACACGCCGGCGGGGGTGGCCGAGGACGCGCCGGCCTTCGTGCTCTACACCTCGGGGACGACCGGCCTGCCCAAGGGCGTGCTGCTCCCCCGCTCCGCGCTGGCCGCCGGCCTCGACGGGCTCGCCGACGCCTGGTCGTGGACGGCCGAGGACGTGCTCGCCCACGGCCTGCCGCTCTTCCACGTGCACGGCCTCGTGCTGGGCGTCCTGGGGCCCCTGCGCACCGGCAGCGGCCTGGTGCACACCGGCCGGCCCACGCCGGAGCGGTACGCCGACGCCGCGCGCGCCGGGGCCACGCTGTTCTTCGGGGTGCCGACCGTGTGGAGCCGCCTCGTCGAGGCGCCCGAGCACGCGGCTGCCCTGCGCGAGGCCCGGCTGCTCGTCTCGGGCAGTGCCGCCCTGCCGGTCCCCGTGTTCGAGCGCCTGCGGGAGCTGACCGGGCACGACCCCGTCGAGCGCTACGGCATGAGCGAGACCCTGATCACCGTCGCCACCCGCGCCGACGGCGTCCGGCAGGCCGGCTGGGTCGGCGTCCCCATCACCGGCGTCGAGACCCGGCTGCGCGACGAGGACGGCGCGCCGGTGCCCCACGACGGCGAATCCGTGGGCAGCCTCGAGGTCCGTGGCCCGACGCTCTTCGCCGGCTACCTCAACCGCGCGGAGGCCACCGCCGAGGTGTGGACCGAGGACGGCTGGTTCCGCACCGGTGACGTCGCCTGCATCACCCCTGACGGGCGCCACCGGATCGTCGGCCGGGCGTCGGTCGACCTGATCAAGTCCGGCGGCTACCGGATCGGCGCGGGCGAGATCGAGTCCACCCTCCTCGGCCACCGCGCCGTCGCCGAGTGCGCCGTCGTCGGCGCCCCGGACGAGGACCTGGGCCAGCGGATCGTCGCGTACGTCGTCCCCCGCTCCGACGTCGCCGACGAGGACGCGCTGGGCGCCGAGCTCACCGCCTGGGTCGGCGCGGAGCTGTCCGCGCACAAGCGCCCGCGCGAGGTGCGCTTCGTCGCCTCGCTCCCCCGCAACGAGATGGGGAAGGTGCAGAAGTCACGGCTGGCCTGA
- a CDS encoding lytic transglycosylase domain-containing protein — protein sequence MSSVAVAVTGVSVAAGVVGNDVPASTASADIDALSGAGTVQPTVAAESREPVLSRSDRRPEADPVKTATLDESAGSAMTDERRLSDSDPRDIARALLSEFGFSSDQFGCLDSLWTRESGWRVNADNPSSSAYGIPQALPGSKMSSAGSDWATNPATQIRWGLGYIQSRYGSPCSAWGHSESHGWY from the coding sequence ATGTCGTCGGTCGCCGTCGCCGTCACCGGGGTGTCGGTGGCCGCGGGAGTCGTCGGGAACGACGTCCCCGCCTCCACGGCCAGCGCCGACATCGATGCGCTGAGCGGCGCCGGGACGGTCCAGCCGACCGTCGCCGCGGAGAGCCGCGAGCCCGTGCTGTCCCGCTCGGACCGCCGGCCCGAGGCCGACCCGGTCAAGACGGCCACCCTCGACGAGTCCGCGGGCTCCGCGATGACCGACGAGCGCCGGCTCTCCGACTCCGACCCGCGCGACATCGCTCGCGCCCTGCTGTCGGAGTTCGGCTTCTCCTCTGACCAGTTCGGCTGCCTCGACTCGCTGTGGACCCGCGAGTCCGGCTGGCGGGTCAACGCCGACAACCCCAGCTCGAGCGCGTACGGCATCCCGCAGGCCCTCCCGGGCTCCAAGATGTCGTCGGCCGGCTCCGACTGGGCCACCAACCCCGCGACGCAGATCCGCTGGGGCCTGGGCTACATCCAGAGCCGCTACGGCAGCCCGTGCAGCGCCTGGGGCCACAGCGAGTCCCACGGCTGGTACTAG
- a CDS encoding DUF2200 domain-containing protein: protein MHRIFTTSVASVYPHYVTKVERKGRSKAELDETIRWLTGFSQAELEAHLDAGTTFADFFDAAELTPQASLITGTVCGIRVEEVEDPLMRRIRYLDKLVDELAKGKALEKVLRQPADHG, encoded by the coding sequence GTGCACCGGATCTTCACGACCAGCGTCGCGTCCGTCTACCCCCACTACGTCACCAAGGTGGAGCGGAAGGGCCGCTCGAAGGCCGAGCTCGACGAGACCATCCGCTGGCTGACCGGCTTCAGCCAGGCCGAGCTGGAGGCGCACCTCGACGCGGGTACGACGTTCGCGGACTTCTTCGACGCCGCCGAGCTCACGCCACAGGCGTCGCTGATCACGGGCACCGTGTGCGGCATCCGGGTCGAGGAGGTGGAGGACCCGCTGATGCGCAGGATCCGCTACCTCGACAAGCTGGTCGACGAGCTGGCGAAGGGCAAGGCGCTCGAGAAGGTCCTCCGCCAGCCCGCCGACCACGGGTGA
- a CDS encoding PhoH family protein, which produces MGSSHDGAQTSTQRRTYVLDTSVLLADPAALRRFEEHEVVLPVVVITELEGKRHHPELGYFARSALRMLDEMRVSHGRLDTPVPVGEDGGTVRVELNHTDAASLPSGFRLGDNDTRILAVARNLADEGHQVTLVSKDLPMRIKASAVGLDAQEYRGEAISDSDTGYSGMAEIEVAATDLDELYDDGTLDLPEARELPCHTGLVMLSDRGTALGRVGPDKQVHLVRGDREAFGIHGRSAEQRIALELLLDPDVGIVSLGGRAGTGKSALALCAGLEAVMERQQHKKVVVFRPLFAVGGQELGYLPGSESEKMSPWGQAVFDTLGALTSRDVVDEILDRGMLEVLPLTHIRGRSLHDSFVIVDEAQSLERNVLLTVLSRIGANSKVVLTHDVAQRDNLRVGRHDGIVAVVEKLKGHPLFSHVTLTRSERSPIAALVTEMLENVVV; this is translated from the coding sequence GTGGGATCCAGTCACGATGGGGCACAGACCAGCACGCAGCGCCGTACCTACGTCCTCGACACGAGCGTCCTGCTCGCCGACCCGGCCGCACTGCGCCGGTTCGAGGAGCACGAGGTCGTCCTTCCGGTCGTCGTGATCACCGAGCTGGAGGGCAAGCGGCACCACCCCGAGCTGGGGTACTTCGCGCGCAGCGCCCTGCGGATGCTCGACGAGATGCGGGTCAGCCACGGCCGCCTCGACACGCCCGTCCCCGTGGGTGAGGACGGGGGCACGGTCCGCGTCGAGCTCAACCACACCGACGCCGCCTCGCTGCCCTCCGGCTTCCGGCTCGGCGACAACGACACCCGCATCCTCGCGGTCGCGCGCAACCTGGCCGACGAGGGACACCAGGTGACCCTGGTGTCCAAGGATCTCCCGATGCGGATCAAGGCCTCGGCGGTCGGCCTGGACGCCCAGGAGTACCGCGGGGAGGCGATCAGCGACTCGGACACCGGCTACTCCGGCATGGCCGAGATCGAGGTCGCGGCCACCGACCTCGACGAGCTGTACGACGACGGGACGCTCGACCTTCCCGAGGCGCGTGAGCTGCCGTGCCACACCGGCCTGGTGATGCTGTCCGACCGGGGCACCGCGCTCGGCCGGGTCGGACCGGACAAGCAGGTGCACCTGGTCCGCGGCGACCGCGAGGCGTTCGGCATCCACGGCCGCAGCGCCGAGCAGCGCATCGCGCTGGAGCTGCTGCTCGACCCCGACGTGGGCATCGTGTCCCTCGGCGGGCGTGCCGGCACCGGCAAGTCCGCCCTGGCGCTGTGTGCCGGGCTGGAGGCGGTCATGGAGCGCCAGCAGCACAAGAAGGTCGTCGTCTTCCGTCCGCTCTTCGCCGTCGGCGGCCAGGAGCTCGGCTACCTGCCCGGCTCGGAGTCGGAGAAGATGTCGCCCTGGGGCCAGGCGGTCTTCGACACCCTCGGCGCCCTGACCTCGCGCGACGTGGTCGACGAGATCCTGGACCGGGGGATGCTCGAGGTGCTGCCGCTGACCCACATCCGCGGCCGCTCGTTGCACGACTCCTTCGTGATCGTCGACGAGGCGCAGTCGCTCGAGCGCAACGTGCTGCTGACGGTGCTCTCCCGGATCGGCGCCAACTCGAAGGTCGTGCTCACCCACGACGTCGCCCAGCGCGACAACCTGCGGGTCGGCCGCCACGACGGCATCGTCGCGGTCGTCGAGAAGCTCAAGGGCCACCCGCTGTTCTCGCACGTCACGCTGACCCGCTCCGAGCGCTCGCCGATCGCCGCGCTCGTCACCGAGATGCTGGAGAACGTCGTCGTCTGA
- the trmB gene encoding tRNA (guanosine(46)-N7)-methyltransferase TrmB → MNDEQDHAGGVRPARPHHKLTEDGRRVREVLTYARRGSRFSPKQQAAWDEYAERWVVPDEAVDEPGFSWTTWFGREAPLIVEIGGGVGEATAALAAARPSYNVLSLEVWRPGVAESLGRVAEAGADNVRFCGVDAVWTLENLLAEGSISELWTFFPDPWHKTRHHKRRLVVPEYARLVATRLVPGGLWRLATDWADYAEQMVEVLDAEPLVEGGVVERWAERPVTKFERKGIAKERTITDLAYRRVT, encoded by the coding sequence GTGAACGACGAGCAGGACCACGCGGGCGGCGTACGCCCGGCCCGACCGCACCACAAGCTGACCGAGGACGGGCGGCGGGTGCGGGAGGTGCTGACCTACGCGCGGCGGGGGAGCCGGTTCTCGCCGAAGCAGCAGGCTGCCTGGGACGAGTACGCCGAGCGGTGGGTCGTGCCGGACGAGGCGGTCGACGAGCCGGGGTTCAGCTGGACCACGTGGTTCGGGCGGGAGGCCCCGCTCATCGTCGAGATCGGCGGCGGCGTCGGCGAGGCGACCGCGGCCCTGGCGGCCGCCCGGCCGTCGTACAACGTCCTCTCGCTGGAGGTGTGGCGCCCGGGTGTCGCCGAGAGCCTCGGGCGGGTCGCCGAGGCGGGCGCCGACAACGTCCGCTTCTGCGGCGTGGACGCCGTGTGGACGCTGGAGAACCTGCTGGCCGAGGGCAGCATCAGCGAGCTGTGGACCTTCTTCCCGGACCCCTGGCACAAGACCCGCCACCACAAGCGGCGGCTCGTCGTCCCGGAGTACGCGCGCCTGGTGGCCACGCGGCTCGTGCCGGGTGGCCTGTGGCGGCTCGCGACGGACTGGGCCGACTACGCCGAGCAGATGGTGGAGGTGCTCGACGCCGAGCCGCTGGTCGAGGGTGGTGTCGTCGAGCGCTGGGCCGAGCGGCCGGTCACCAAGTTCGAGCGCAAGGGCATCGCGAAGGAGCGCACGATCACCGACCTGGCCTACCGTCGCGTCACCTGA
- the tuf gene encoding elongation factor Tu, whose product MAKAKFERNKPHVNIGTIGHIDHGKTTLTAAISKVLHDKYPDLNEASPFDQIDKAPEERQRGITISIAHIEYQTEARHYAHVDCPGHADYIKNMITGAAQMDGAILVVAATDGPMPQTREHVLLARQVGVPALVVALNKCDMVDDEELIELVEMEVRELLNEYEFPGDDVPVVRVAAFPALNGDAKWGESVAELMSAVDEYIPQPEREVDKPFLMPVEDVFTITGRGTVITGRIERGIVKVNEEVEIIGIRDTAIKTTVTGVEMFRKLLDEGQAGENVGLLLRGTKREDVERGMVVVKPGTTTPHTNFEASVYILSKEEGGRHTPFFNNYRPQFYFRTTDVTGVVTLPEGTEMVMPGDNTDMTVELIQPIAMDEGLKFAIREGGRTVGAGRVTKITK is encoded by the coding sequence GTGGCTAAGGCGAAGTTCGAGCGGAACAAGCCGCACGTGAACATCGGCACGATCGGTCACATCGACCACGGCAAGACGACGCTGACCGCGGCGATCTCGAAGGTGCTGCACGACAAGTACCCGGACCTCAACGAGGCCTCGCCGTTCGACCAGATCGACAAGGCTCCCGAGGAGCGTCAGCGCGGCATCACGATCTCGATCGCGCACATCGAGTACCAGACCGAGGCGCGCCACTACGCGCACGTCGACTGCCCCGGTCACGCCGACTACATCAAGAACATGATCACCGGTGCTGCCCAGATGGACGGCGCGATCCTGGTGGTCGCCGCGACCGACGGCCCGATGCCGCAGACCCGCGAGCACGTGCTGCTCGCCCGCCAGGTCGGCGTGCCCGCCCTGGTCGTCGCGCTCAACAAGTGCGACATGGTCGACGACGAGGAGCTCATCGAGCTCGTCGAGATGGAGGTGCGCGAGCTCCTCAACGAGTACGAGTTCCCGGGCGACGACGTCCCGGTCGTGCGCGTTGCGGCCTTCCCGGCCCTCAACGGCGACGCCAAGTGGGGCGAGTCGGTTGCCGAGCTCATGTCGGCCGTCGACGAGTACATCCCGCAGCCCGAGCGTGAGGTCGACAAGCCGTTCCTCATGCCCGTCGAGGACGTCTTCACGATCACCGGTCGTGGCACCGTCATCACCGGCCGTATCGAGCGCGGCATCGTCAAGGTGAACGAGGAGGTCGAGATCATCGGCATCCGCGACACCGCGATCAAGACCACCGTCACCGGTGTCGAGATGTTCCGCAAGCTGCTCGACGAGGGCCAGGCCGGTGAGAACGTCGGTCTGCTGCTCCGCGGCACCAAGCGCGAGGACGTCGAGCGCGGCATGGTCGTGGTGAAGCCGGGGACCACCACCCCGCACACCAACTTCGAGGCCAGCGTCTACATCCTCTCGAAGGAGGAGGGCGGCCGTCACACGCCGTTCTTCAACAACTACCGTCCGCAGTTCTACTTCCGGACCACCGACGTGACCGGCGTCGTGACCCTTCCCGAGGGCACCGAGATGGTCATGCCGGGCGACAACACGGACATGACGGTCGAGCTCATCCAGCCGATCGCCATGGACGAGGGTCTGAAGTTCGCGATCCGTGAGGGTGGCCGCACCGTCGGCGCCGGCCGGGTCACGAAGATCACCAAGTGA
- the fusA gene encoding elongation factor G, producing the protein MAHIDAGKTTTTERILFYTGISYKIGEVHDGAATMDWMEQEQERGITITSAATTCWWKKHQINIIDTPGHVDFTVEVERSLRVLDGAVAVFDGVAGVEPQSQTVWRQANKYAVPRMCFVNKLDRTGADFYRVVDSIVQKLNSTPLVLQIPIGAEGDFIGVVDLVEMNAKVWRGETAQGEDYVVEEIPADLADKAAEYREKLVETLAEADDDIMEVYLEDGDTFDVPTLKAAIRRATLADKVNPILTGTAFKNKGVQPLLDAIVDYLPSPLDVDAIVGHKPGAEETEENEISRKPSSEEPLSALAFKIAADPHLGKLTFVRVYSGKLEAGATVLNASNGRKERIGKVYQMHANKREEIASVGAGQIVAVMGLKDTRTGHTLSDTAKPVVLESMTFPAPVISVAIEPKTKADQEKLGVAIGRLAEEDPTFVVKTDEETGQTIISGMGELHLEILVDRMKREFKVEATVGKPQVAYRETIRGTVSNHSYTHKKQTGGSGQFAKVVISLEPNIDPETGLGAGYEFVNNVTGGRVPREYIPSVDNGGQEAMEFGVLAGYPMVDVKFTLEDGAYHDVDSSELAFKIAGIQSFKEAARKANPCLLEPMFAVEVTTPEDFLGTVIGDINSRRGQIRAQEERHGDIVVSALVPLSEMFGYVGDLRSKTSGQASYSMEFDSYAEVPTNIADEIIKKARGE; encoded by the coding sequence ATGGCGCACATCGACGCCGGCAAGACCACCACCACCGAGCGCATCCTGTTCTATACCGGCATCTCCTACAAGATCGGTGAGGTCCACGACGGCGCTGCCACGATGGACTGGATGGAGCAGGAGCAGGAGCGCGGCATCACGATCACGTCGGCCGCGACGACCTGCTGGTGGAAGAAGCACCAGATCAACATCATCGACACCCCGGGCCACGTGGACTTCACGGTCGAGGTCGAGCGCTCGCTGCGCGTCCTCGACGGTGCCGTCGCGGTCTTCGACGGTGTCGCCGGCGTGGAGCCCCAGTCGCAGACCGTGTGGCGCCAGGCCAACAAGTACGCCGTCCCGCGGATGTGCTTCGTCAACAAGCTCGACCGGACCGGTGCGGACTTCTACCGCGTCGTCGACTCGATCGTGCAGAAGCTCAACTCGACCCCGCTGGTCCTCCAGATCCCGATCGGTGCCGAGGGCGACTTCATCGGCGTCGTCGACCTGGTCGAGATGAACGCCAAGGTCTGGCGCGGCGAGACCGCCCAGGGCGAGGACTACGTCGTCGAGGAGATCCCCGCCGACCTCGCCGACAAGGCCGCCGAGTACCGCGAGAAGCTCGTCGAGACCCTCGCCGAGGCCGACGACGACATCATGGAGGTCTACCTCGAGGACGGCGACACGTTCGACGTGCCGACCCTCAAGGCCGCCATCCGTCGCGCGACCCTGGCCGACAAGGTCAACCCGATCCTCACCGGCACCGCGTTCAAGAACAAGGGCGTGCAGCCCCTGCTCGACGCGATCGTCGACTACCTCCCCTCGCCGCTCGACGTGGACGCCATCGTCGGCCACAAGCCGGGTGCCGAGGAGACCGAGGAGAACGAGATCTCGCGCAAGCCCTCCAGCGAGGAGCCGCTGTCCGCGCTCGCGTTCAAGATCGCCGCCGACCCGCACCTGGGCAAGCTGACCTTCGTCCGCGTCTACTCGGGCAAGCTCGAGGCCGGCGCGACCGTGCTCAACGCGAGCAACGGCCGCAAGGAGCGGATCGGCAAGGTCTACCAGATGCACGCCAACAAGCGTGAGGAGATCGCGTCGGTCGGCGCCGGCCAGATCGTCGCCGTCATGGGCCTCAAGGACACCCGGACCGGTCACACCCTCTCCGACACGGCCAAGCCGGTCGTGCTGGAGTCGATGACCTTCCCGGCGCCGGTGATCTCGGTCGCCATCGAGCCGAAGACGAAGGCCGACCAGGAGAAGCTCGGCGTCGCCATCGGCCGTCTCGCCGAGGAGGACCCGACCTTCGTCGTCAAGACCGACGAGGAGACCGGCCAGACCATCATCTCCGGCATGGGCGAGCTCCACCTGGAGATCCTCGTCGACCGGATGAAGCGCGAGTTCAAGGTCGAGGCGACCGTCGGCAAGCCGCAGGTCGCCTACCGCGAGACCATCCGCGGCACCGTCTCGAACCACAGCTACACCCACAAGAAGCAGACCGGTGGGTCGGGCCAGTTCGCGAAGGTCGTCATCTCGCTGGAGCCGAACATCGACCCCGAGACCGGTCTCGGTGCGGGCTACGAGTTCGTCAACAACGTCACCGGTGGTCGCGTCCCGCGCGAGTACATCCCGTCCGTCGACAACGGCGGCCAGGAGGCCATGGAGTTCGGCGTCCTCGCCGGCTACCCGATGGTCGACGTGAAGTTCACCCTCGAGGACGGCGCCTACCACGACGTCGACTCGTCCGAGCTCGCGTTCAAGATCGCCGGCATCCAGTCGTTCAAGGAGGCCGCCCGCAAGGCGAACCCGTGCCTCCTCGAGCCGATGTTCGCCGTCGAGGTCACCACGCCCGAGGACTTCCTCGGCACGGTCATCGGTGACATCAACAGCCGTCGCGGTCAGATCCGCGCGCAGGAGGAGCGTCACGGCGACATCGTCGTGTCCGCCCTCGTGCCGCTGTCCGAGATGTTCGGGTACGTTGGCGACCTGAGGTCCAAGACCTCTGGTCAGGCGTCGTACTCGATGGAGTTCGACTCGTACGCCGAGGTTCCCACGAACATCGCCGACGAGATCATCAAGAAGGCGCGCGGCGAGTAG
- the rpsG gene encoding 30S ribosomal protein S7: MPRKGPAPKRPIDVDPVYGSQLVSQLVSKVLQDGKKQVAQRIVYAALEGTREKTGTDPVITLKRALDNVRPALEVKSRRVGGATYQVPVEVKGNRGTTLSLRWLVGYAQERREKTMAERLQNEILDAANGLGAAVKKREDTHKMAESNKAFAHYRW; this comes from the coding sequence ATGCCGCGCAAGGGCCCCGCTCCGAAGCGCCCCATCGACGTCGACCCGGTCTACGGTTCGCAGCTGGTGAGCCAGCTGGTGTCGAAGGTGCTGCAGGATGGCAAGAAGCAGGTTGCTCAGCGGATCGTGTACGCCGCTCTCGAGGGCACCCGCGAGAAGACCGGCACCGACCCGGTCATCACCCTCAAGCGCGCGCTCGACAACGTGCGCCCCGCGCTCGAGGTCAAGTCCCGCCGCGTCGGTGGTGCGACCTACCAGGTCCCCGTCGAGGTCAAGGGCAACCGTGGCACGACGCTGTCGCTGCGCTGGCTCGTGGGCTACGCCCAGGAGCGTCGCGAGAAGACGATGGCCGAGCGCCTGCAGAACGAGATCCTCGACGCCGCCAACGGCCTCGGTGCCGCTGTGAAGAAGCGCGAGGACACCCACAAGATGGCCGAGTCCAACAAGGCCTTCGCCCACTACCGCTGGTGA
- the rpsL gene encoding 30S ribosomal protein S12 produces the protein MPTIQQLVRKGRQDKASKTKTPALKGSPQRRGVCTRVYTTTPKKPNSALRKVARVRLSSGVEVTAYIPGEGHNLQEHSIVLVRGGRVKDLPGVRYKVIRGALDTQAVKNRKQARSRYGAKKEKS, from the coding sequence GTGCCCACCATTCAGCAGCTGGTCCGCAAGGGCCGCCAGGACAAGGCGTCGAAGACCAAGACGCCTGCCCTGAAGGGATCGCCTCAGCGGCGCGGTGTCTGCACCCGCGTCTACACCACCACCCCGAAGAAGCCGAACTCCGCCCTCCGCAAGGTCGCCCGCGTGCGCCTGAGCAGCGGCGTCGAGGTCACGGCCTACATCCCGGGTGAGGGTCACAACCTCCAGGAGCACTCGATCGTGCTCGTCCGCGGCGGCCGTGTGAAGGACCTGCCCGGTGTCCGCTACAAGGTCATCCGCGGCGCGCTCGACACGCAGGCCGTGAAGAACCGCAAGCAGGCTCGCAGCCGCTACGGCGCCAAGAAGGAGAAGAGCTGA
- a CDS encoding NCS2 family permease — translation MSSAQTAPGTSPVDRYFRISERGSTVGQEVRGGVVTFFTMAYIVVLNPLILGFAADVDGNYLGGGSVPGGGLAAIAAGTALVAGVLTILMGVVANYPLALATGLGLNAFLAFSIAGQMTWADAMGLIVIEGVLILVLVLTGFRTAVFRAVPAELKVAISVGIGLFIALIGFVDAGFVTRIPGGTTVPVQLGSDGNLSGWPVLVFIGGLLLMVALWVRKVRGAILISIVVMTVVAVVVEAIGDLGRVSEKAGGWALTVPAWPDSFHAPDFGTLGEFNLLGSWDQVGVVTVLLLVFSLLLADFFDTMGTMTAIGAEAKLLDEEGMPPNAARILAVDSVAAIAGGAAGVSSNTSYIESAAGVGEGARTGLASVVTGLLFLLTIFLSPLVAMIPSEAAVPALVLVGFLMMQQVTGIAWDDLEVAIPAFLTIVLMPFTYSITVGIGAGFVSYVFLKLVRGKAADVHALLWVVAGLFVVYFAIDPITRWLT, via the coding sequence GTGAGCTCTGCGCAGACCGCCCCCGGGACCAGCCCGGTCGACCGCTACTTCCGGATCTCCGAGCGGGGATCCACCGTCGGCCAGGAGGTGCGTGGCGGGGTCGTCACGTTCTTCACGATGGCCTACATCGTGGTGCTGAACCCGCTGATCCTCGGGTTCGCGGCCGATGTCGACGGCAACTACCTCGGCGGCGGCTCGGTGCCGGGCGGCGGCCTGGCGGCCATCGCCGCCGGCACCGCCCTCGTCGCCGGTGTGCTGACGATCCTGATGGGCGTCGTCGCCAACTACCCGCTCGCGCTGGCGACCGGGCTGGGCCTGAACGCCTTCCTCGCCTTCTCGATCGCCGGCCAGATGACCTGGGCCGACGCGATGGGCCTCATCGTCATCGAGGGCGTGCTGATCCTGGTGCTGGTGCTGACCGGCTTCCGGACCGCCGTCTTCCGCGCGGTCCCGGCAGAGCTGAAGGTCGCGATCTCGGTCGGCATCGGGCTGTTCATCGCGCTGATCGGCTTCGTCGACGCGGGCTTCGTGACCCGGATCCCCGGCGGGACCACGGTGCCGGTGCAGCTGGGCAGCGACGGCAACCTCAGCGGCTGGCCCGTGCTCGTCTTCATCGGCGGCCTGCTGCTGATGGTGGCCCTGTGGGTGCGCAAAGTGCGCGGCGCGATCCTGATCTCGATCGTCGTGATGACCGTCGTCGCGGTCGTCGTCGAGGCGATCGGCGACCTCGGCCGCGTCTCGGAGAAGGCCGGCGGCTGGGCGCTGACCGTCCCGGCCTGGCCGGACAGCTTCCACGCCCCCGACTTCGGCACGCTGGGCGAGTTCAACCTGCTCGGCTCCTGGGACCAGGTCGGCGTGGTGACCGTGCTGCTGCTCGTCTTCTCGCTCCTCCTGGCCGACTTCTTCGACACCATGGGCACGATGACGGCCATCGGCGCCGAGGCGAAGCTGCTCGACGAGGAGGGCATGCCGCCGAACGCGGCGCGGATCCTCGCCGTCGACTCGGTCGCCGCGATCGCCGGCGGCGCGGCCGGCGTCTCGTCGAACACGTCGTACATCGAGTCCGCCGCAGGTGTCGGCGAGGGCGCGCGCACCGGCCTCGCCTCGGTCGTGACCGGGCTGCTGTTCCTGCTGACGATCTTCCTGTCGCCGCTCGTGGCGATGATCCCGTCGGAGGCGGCCGTCCCGGCGCTCGTGCTGGTCGGCTTCCTGATGATGCAGCAGGTCACGGGCATCGCGTGGGACGACCTGGAGGTCGCGATCCCGGCCTTCCTGACCATCGTGCTGATGCCGTTCACCTACTCGATCACGGTCGGCATCGGGGCCGGATTCGTGTCCTACGTCTTCCTCAAGCTGGTCCGCGGGAAGGCCGCCGACGTCCACGCGCTGCTGTGGGTCGTCGCGGGCCTGTTCGTGGTCTACTTCGCCATCGACCCGATCACCCGGTGGCTGACCTGA